Proteins encoded within one genomic window of Brienomyrus brachyistius isolate T26 chromosome 22, BBRACH_0.4, whole genome shotgun sequence:
- the tmem184a gene encoding transmembrane protein 184A produces the protein MNGSDSWTEANTTPEMDVKIPRQESKLLAHMLPNMTDMKNMTFVLSENGSIVEDEIFLNTVAAQALSGVFVWSALLITCHQIYLHLRSYTVPNEQRYIIRILFIVPIYAFDSWLSLLFISNDQYYVYFDSIRDCYEAFVIYNFLSLSFEYLGGESSIMAEIRGKPIQSSCLYGTCCLGGSSYSIGFLRFCKQATLQFCVVKPTMAVITIFLQAFGKYHDGDFNVTGGYLYITIIYNISVSLALYALFLFYFATSELLRPYEPVLKFLTIKSVIFLSFWQGMVLAILERCGVIPEALVIDGHEVGAGTVAAGWQNFIICIEMFFAAIALRYAFTCTVYREKDNKAPANGAPMQSISSGLKETINPNDMVQDAIHNFSPAYQQYTQQSTQEVEQNGKATTAVASSKKPKKNDKIMLITSDDEF, from the exons ATGAATGGTTCTGATTCTTGGACGGAAGCGAACACCACACCTGAGATGGATGTAAAAATCCCCAGGCAAGAGTCAAAGCTTCTGGCTCACATGCTGCCAAACATGACAGACATGAAAAACATGACCTTCGTGCTGTCGGAGAACGGCTCCATCGTGGAGGACGAGATCTTCCTCAACACCGTGGCCGCCCAGGCCCTGTCGGGGGTCTTCGTTTGGTCTGCGCTACTCATTACTTGCCACCAG ATCTACTTGCACCTGCGCTCCTATACCGTCCCCAACGAGCAGCGCTACATCATCCGCATCCTCTTCATCGTCCCCATCTACGCCTTCGACTCGTGGCTCAGCCTGCTCTTCATCAGCAACGACCAATACTACGTCTACTTCGATTCCATCCGTGACTGTTACGAAG CGTTTGTCATATACAACTTCCTGAGCCTCTCGTTCGAGTACCTGGGAGGGGAGAGTTCCATCATGGCTGAAATCCGAGGGAAGCCCATCCA GTCCAGCTGCCTGTACGGCACGTGCTGTTTGGGAGGGAGCAGCTATTCCATCGGGTTTCTGCGCTTCTGCAAACAG GCGACACTGCAGTTCTGTGTCGTGAAACCCACCATGGCTGTCATCACCATCTTCCTTCAGGCTTTCGGCAAATATCACGACGGAGACTTTAA tgtCACCGGGGGCTACCTCTACATCACCATCATCTACAACATCTCCGTTAGCCTGGCTCTCTACGCCCTCTTCCTCTTCTACTTCGCCACTAGCGAGCTCCTGCGGCCATACGAGCCTGTGCTGAAGTTCCTCACCATCAAGTCCGTCATTTTCCTCTCCTTCTGGCAAG GCATGGTTCTGGCCATCCTGGAGCGATGTGGCGTCATCCCGGAGGCGCTGGTCATCGACGGGCACGAGGTGGGTGCCGGTACCGTGGCAGCAGGCTGGCAGAACTTCATCATCTGCATCGAGATGTTCTTCGCTGCCATCGCCCTCCGTTACGCCTTCACCTGCACCGTGTACCGGGAGAAGGACAACAAGGCTCCAG CCAACGGGGCGCCCATGCAGAGCATCTCCAGCGGGCTGAAGGAGACCATCAACCCTAACGACATGGTGCAGGACGCCATCCACAACTTCTCCCCAGCTTACCAGCAGTACACGCAGCAGTCCACCCAGGAGGTGGAGCAAAATGGCAAAGCGACCACCGCTGTCGCAAGCTCCAAGAAGCCCAAGAAGAACGACAAGATTATGCTGATCACTTCAGATGATGAGTTCTAG
- the psmg3 gene encoding proteasome assembly chaperone 3 yields MAAQPIIKHKQREETINGIKTQVVCTEFSNFIFIVVTQYGKMGTLISVTPDSRNSDIGTPTFTTKVLLGKDEALTHVYAKNLVTFVSQEAANKAVLLGLALKDSTVEGLKAMKEAIKSCQVW; encoded by the exons ATGGCAGCCCAGCCCATCATTAAGCATAAGCAGCGAGAGGAGACCATTAACGGCATAAAGACCCAGGTGGTCTGCACGGAATTCAGTAACTTCATTTTCATCGTGGTTACCCAGTATGGAAAGATGGGCACATTAATATCAGTCACGCCTGACTCCAGAAACTCTGACATCGGTACTCCTACTTTCACCACTAAAGTACTTCTGGGGAAGGATGAG GCTTTGACTCACGTTTACGCCAAAAACTTAGTGACTTTCGTCTCGCAAGAGGCGGCCAACAAGGCGGTGCTCTTGGGACTGGCGCTGAAAGACAGCACCGTCGAGGGGCTGAAAGCCATGAAAGAGGCAATCAAGAGCTGCCAGGTGTGGTGA